From one Sciurus carolinensis chromosome 9, mSciCar1.2, whole genome shotgun sequence genomic stretch:
- the LOC124993587 gene encoding palmitoyltransferase ZDHHC19-like — protein sequence MPGSLEQDPEACHTAWMFRHASQMPWCHQCKFHRPPRTLHCATCNICVEEYDHHCRWVNNCIGHRNFWLFLLLLVSLFLYLVALLVTCVIFLVRISDMPLCIEKIMSFIVALSATGALLPVFLLLVVLVVSVNTARNPYELQDNNPFDQGCIRNWHVTLCAPLGSKYMSEVVLLQQDSGSKWEPMAALQPPTFSPEHHRPHLPGPNSQPVSFDTSYEGAPGSAVI from the exons ATGCCAGGCTCCTTGGAGCAGGACCCAGAAGCATGTCACACTGCTTGGATGTTTCGCCATGCGTCCCAGATGCCCTGGTGTCACCAGTGCAAGTTCCACCGCCCACCTCGCACCCTCCACTGTGCGACCTGTAACATCTGCGTGGAG GAGTATGACCATCACTGCAGGTGGGTGAACAACTGCATTGGGCATCGGAACTTCTGGCTGTTCCTGCTCCTGCTGGTGTCCTTGTTTCTCTACCTGGTTGCCCTGCTAGTGACCTGTGTCATCTTCCTGGTGCGCATCTCGGACATGCCATTGTGCATAGAGAAAATCATGTC CTTCATCGTGGCTCTATCCGCCACTGGCGCCCTGCTGCCAGTCTTCTTGTTGCTGGTGGTCCTGGTTGTATCGGTGAACACCGCCAGGAACCCCTACGAGTTACAG GACAACAACCCATTCGACCAGGGTTGTATCAGAAACTGGCATGTCACCCTCTGTGCACCACTGGGGTCCAA GTACATGTCAGAAGTTGTGTTGCTCCAGCAAGACTCGGGATCCAAGTGGGAGCCGATGGCGGCCCTGCAGCCACCAACATTCTCCCCAGAACACCATCGCCCGCACCTCCCTGGGCCCAACTCTCAACCTGTGTCTTTTGACACATCTTATGAAGGAGCACCAGGGAGTGCAGTCATCTAG